In Phyllopteryx taeniolatus isolate TA_2022b chromosome 6, UOR_Ptae_1.2, whole genome shotgun sequence, one genomic interval encodes:
- the LOC133479278 gene encoding chemerin-like receptor 1 isoform X1 produces the protein MEQSSQSSASDTSTPEQGFRTMMDIMGVTPYYDINTSDSSITNGTFYDDEYDYKDDHAELRQSLNIMSLIVYCLAFVLGVLGNGVVIWVTGFKMKKTVNTVWFLNLAVADFLFTAFLPLSVTYTAMDFHWPFGKFMCKLNSTMSFLNMFASVYILMVISIDRCVSVVWPVWAQNYRSVQKASCVSLGVWVLALILSTPYFIFRDTGPSYNNEEIINCFNNFAFSDDYVTLRVTQLRYFRHQAMTMTRFFLGFVVPFTVIVSCYAVIIHRLRRNRTLASQSSRPFKIIAAVITTFFLCWAPYHILALIELVNHMADYENEILDHVITIGVPIATSLAYLNSCLNPLLYVFMGQDFKDKVRKSILKVLETAFQEEISRSYTYTNSMVTTRSKDRSLSEAEV, from the exons ATGGAGCAGTCAAGTCAGAGCTCTGCTTCGGACACATCGACGCCAGAACAAG GTTTCAGGACAATGATGGACATAATGGGCGTGACGCCTTACTACGACATAAACACTTCGGACTCCAGCATCACAAATGGCACTTTTTACGATGACGAGTATGATTACAAGGACGACCACGCCGAGCTGAGGCAGTCCCTCAACATCATGTCTCTCATCGTCTACTGCCTGGCTTTCGTCCTGGGCGTGCTAGGCAACGGCGTAGTGATCTGGGTCACTGGATTCAAGATGAAGAAAACAGTCAACACCGTTTGGTTCCTCAACCTCGCTGTGGCCGACTTCCTCTTCACGGCATTCCTTCCTTTGAGCGTGACTTACACCGCCATGGATTTCCACTGGCCCTTCGGGAAGTTCATGTGCAAGCTGAACAGCACCATGAGCTTCCTCAACATGTTCGCCAGTGTCTACATCCTGATGGTGATCAGCATTGACCGATGTGTGTCTGTGGTGTGGCCTGTTTGGGCTCAGAACTACCGCAGTGTGCAGAAGGCATCCTgtgtgagtctgggtgtttggGTCCTGGCTCTGATTCTGAGCACCCCGTACTTCATCTTCAGGGACACTGGGCCGTCATACAACAATGAAGAAATCATCAACTGCTTCAATAACTTCGCCTTCTCTGATGATTACGTCACACTACGTGTGACCCAGCTGCGATACTTCCGCCATCAGGCCATGACCATGACTCGTTTCTTTCTGGGATTTGTCGTCCCCTTTACTGTTATTGTGTCCTGTTACGCTGTGATAATCCACCGCCTCCGCAGGAACCGTACCCTGGCCAGCCAATCAAGTCGTCCCTTCAAAATCATTGCCGCTGTCATCaccactttttttctgtgctgGGCTCCCTATCACATTCTGGCCCTGATTGAGTTGGTCAATCACATGGCTGATTATGAGAATGAAATATTGGACCATGTCATCACTATCGGGGTCCCCATAGCCACCAGTCTAGCCTATCTCAACAGCTGCCTCAATCCGCTGCTCTATGTGTTCATGGGACAAGATTTCAAGGATAAAGTTCGCAAGTCCATCCTGAAAGTACTGGAGACTGCTTTCCAGGAAGAGATTTCCCGCTCGTACACCTATACAAACTCAATGGTCACCACTCGAAGCAAAGACAGGTCCCTTTCTGAAGCTGAGGTATAA
- the LOC133479278 gene encoding chemerin-like receptor 1 isoform X3, which yields MMDIMGVTPYYDINTSDSSITNGTFYDDEYDYKDDHAELRQSLNIMSLIVYCLAFVLGVLGNGVVIWVTGFKMKKTVNTVWFLNLAVADFLFTAFLPLSVTYTAMDFHWPFGKFMCKLNSTMSFLNMFASVYILMVISIDRCVSVVWPVWAQNYRSVQKASCVSLGVWVLALILSTPYFIFRDTGPSYNNEEIINCFNNFAFSDDYVTLRVTQLRYFRHQAMTMTRFFLGFVVPFTVIVSCYAVIIHRLRRNRTLASQSSRPFKIIAAVITTFFLCWAPYHILALIELVNHMADYENEILDHVITIGVPIATSLAYLNSCLNPLLYVFMGQDFKDKVRKSILKVLETAFQEEISRSYTYTNSMVTTRSKDRSLSEAEV from the coding sequence ATGATGGACATAATGGGCGTGACGCCTTACTACGACATAAACACTTCGGACTCCAGCATCACAAATGGCACTTTTTACGATGACGAGTATGATTACAAGGACGACCACGCCGAGCTGAGGCAGTCCCTCAACATCATGTCTCTCATCGTCTACTGCCTGGCTTTCGTCCTGGGCGTGCTAGGCAACGGCGTAGTGATCTGGGTCACTGGATTCAAGATGAAGAAAACAGTCAACACCGTTTGGTTCCTCAACCTCGCTGTGGCCGACTTCCTCTTCACGGCATTCCTTCCTTTGAGCGTGACTTACACCGCCATGGATTTCCACTGGCCCTTCGGGAAGTTCATGTGCAAGCTGAACAGCACCATGAGCTTCCTCAACATGTTCGCCAGTGTCTACATCCTGATGGTGATCAGCATTGACCGATGTGTGTCTGTGGTGTGGCCTGTTTGGGCTCAGAACTACCGCAGTGTGCAGAAGGCATCCTgtgtgagtctgggtgtttggGTCCTGGCTCTGATTCTGAGCACCCCGTACTTCATCTTCAGGGACACTGGGCCGTCATACAACAATGAAGAAATCATCAACTGCTTCAATAACTTCGCCTTCTCTGATGATTACGTCACACTACGTGTGACCCAGCTGCGATACTTCCGCCATCAGGCCATGACCATGACTCGTTTCTTTCTGGGATTTGTCGTCCCCTTTACTGTTATTGTGTCCTGTTACGCTGTGATAATCCACCGCCTCCGCAGGAACCGTACCCTGGCCAGCCAATCAAGTCGTCCCTTCAAAATCATTGCCGCTGTCATCaccactttttttctgtgctgGGCTCCCTATCACATTCTGGCCCTGATTGAGTTGGTCAATCACATGGCTGATTATGAGAATGAAATATTGGACCATGTCATCACTATCGGGGTCCCCATAGCCACCAGTCTAGCCTATCTCAACAGCTGCCTCAATCCGCTGCTCTATGTGTTCATGGGACAAGATTTCAAGGATAAAGTTCGCAAGTCCATCCTGAAAGTACTGGAGACTGCTTTCCAGGAAGAGATTTCCCGCTCGTACACCTATACAAACTCAATGGTCACCACTCGAAGCAAAGACAGGTCCCTTTCTGAAGCTGAGGTATAA
- the LOC133479278 gene encoding chemerin-like receptor 1 isoform X2 — translation MEQSSQSSASDTSTPEQGFRTMMDIMGVTPYYDINTSDSSITNGTFYDDEYDYKDDHAELRQSLNIMSLIVYCLAFVLGVLGNGVVIWVTGFKMKKTVNTVWFLNLAVADFLFTAFLPLSVTYTAMDFHWPFGKFMCKLNSTMSFLNMFASVYILMVISIDRCVSVVWPVWAQNYRSVQKASCVSLGVWVLALILSTPYFIFRDTGPSYNNEEIINCFNNFAFSDDYVTLRVTQLRYFRHQAMTMTRFFLGFVVPFTVIVSCYAVIIHRLRRNRTLASQSSRPFKIIAAVITTFFLCWAPYHILALIELVNHMADYENEILDHVITIGVPIATSLAYLNSCLNPLLYVFMGQDFKDKVRKSILKVLETAFQEEISRSYTYTNSMVTTRSKDRSLSEAE, via the exons ATGGAGCAGTCAAGTCAGAGCTCTGCTTCGGACACATCGACGCCAGAACAAG GTTTCAGGACAATGATGGACATAATGGGCGTGACGCCTTACTACGACATAAACACTTCGGACTCCAGCATCACAAATGGCACTTTTTACGATGACGAGTATGATTACAAGGACGACCACGCCGAGCTGAGGCAGTCCCTCAACATCATGTCTCTCATCGTCTACTGCCTGGCTTTCGTCCTGGGCGTGCTAGGCAACGGCGTAGTGATCTGGGTCACTGGATTCAAGATGAAGAAAACAGTCAACACCGTTTGGTTCCTCAACCTCGCTGTGGCCGACTTCCTCTTCACGGCATTCCTTCCTTTGAGCGTGACTTACACCGCCATGGATTTCCACTGGCCCTTCGGGAAGTTCATGTGCAAGCTGAACAGCACCATGAGCTTCCTCAACATGTTCGCCAGTGTCTACATCCTGATGGTGATCAGCATTGACCGATGTGTGTCTGTGGTGTGGCCTGTTTGGGCTCAGAACTACCGCAGTGTGCAGAAGGCATCCTgtgtgagtctgggtgtttggGTCCTGGCTCTGATTCTGAGCACCCCGTACTTCATCTTCAGGGACACTGGGCCGTCATACAACAATGAAGAAATCATCAACTGCTTCAATAACTTCGCCTTCTCTGATGATTACGTCACACTACGTGTGACCCAGCTGCGATACTTCCGCCATCAGGCCATGACCATGACTCGTTTCTTTCTGGGATTTGTCGTCCCCTTTACTGTTATTGTGTCCTGTTACGCTGTGATAATCCACCGCCTCCGCAGGAACCGTACCCTGGCCAGCCAATCAAGTCGTCCCTTCAAAATCATTGCCGCTGTCATCaccactttttttctgtgctgGGCTCCCTATCACATTCTGGCCCTGATTGAGTTGGTCAATCACATGGCTGATTATGAGAATGAAATATTGGACCATGTCATCACTATCGGGGTCCCCATAGCCACCAGTCTAGCCTATCTCAACAGCTGCCTCAATCCGCTGCTCTATGTGTTCATGGGACAAGATTTCAAGGATAAAGTTCGCAAGTCCATCCTGAAAGTACTGGAGACTGCTTTCCAGGAAGAGATTTCCCGCTCGTACACCTATACAAACTCAATGGTCACCACTCGAAGCAAAGACAGGTCCCTTTCTGAAGCTGAG